Genomic window (Thermodesulfovibrionales bacterium):
AAACGTATGGGCCAAGCACGGCAACAGTGAGCATCCCATCGAACGATCCCGATACGCCGCTCTTCTCCATGTCCCTCACCGGCCTTGGGCAGGCGTCCAATATAGGGGTCATCCCGACAACGCCGGTGGATTTCGGCATCGTCAACGTGGGTTCGTCCTCAGCCCCGACGACCTTTACAGTCAGCAACTCGGGGGATATTGCCCTTGTCATAAAGACAATCAGTTCGAGCAACCCTGAGTTCGGCATATCGAAGGACACCTGCTCCGGACAGTCAATAGCGCCTGCCGGCAATTGTACCCTGGATGTAGTTTTTGCTCCTTCCGGCAACGGGACGAGGACGAGCACCTTGGGCATTCCCTCAAATGATCCTGACAGCGGTTATGTTACGGTTGCTCTCTATGGCACTGGAGTGCAGTATCAGTTATCAGTGGCAGGGGCTGTGGCCAACGGAGCGGGAAGCGTGACCGATGCAACGAGCATTAACTGCTCGATAGCAGCCGACGGCACGACGACAGGCACTTGTTCCGAGATGATTAATCCCGGGACACCTGTCATCCTGACGGCGACTCCCCAGACAGGAGCAAAAGTGGTATGGACGGGGTGTGACAGCAGCTCAGGCAACACCTGCAACATTACCGTAAATGCGACGTCGACAGTAACGGTCTGGTTCAACCTGAACCAGTACACCCTTACCGTGAATCAGACGGGCAATGGAAGCGGCACCGTCGGCGGCGGCGGCTCGTTCGATTACGGGACCATTCACCAGGTGACTGCCGGTGCCGACACGGGCTCGATTTTTACCGGCTGGTCAGGCGACTGCTCGGGCTCTACGAGTCCCTTCCCGGTAACCATGCTCGACAGGGACATGACTTGCACCGCGACTTTTGCTCAATCTGTGGCAAGAATCATGTCTCCTGTCACGTATTTCTTTAAGATTCAGGATGCTTATAAAGCTGTTGTGAGTGAGGATGTAATTCAGGCTGTAGCAGGGGACGTTGACGAGACCCTCAACTTTGACCGTGCCGGCGTATCGGTGATACTGAAAGGCGGTTATGACCTAGCCTATAGCGGTTATAGCGGCGTTACATCGGTCAATGGTCTGACGGTCTTTCTAGGGACCGTCACTGTCTCAAATCTGGTAATACTGTAAACAATCCGCGGTTGGAACAATCACAAAGGGCTATTCTCTTGCCGAGAAGCGGATGTCGGCTCCGGGAGAGAAGATGGATGAATAATCCGGCCTAGATCATTTTCTTCAGCGTGGCAATAAAGAGGAGTATCGAGATAAGTGCAATGATCACGACTGCTACTATTATTATGGTGGGTAAATATTTCAGGTACCTATGATACGACGGTTTATACGTCCCGGCGATGCCGTCTATGCTCCCTTCTCTGACGATGTCATCGAAAGATGATCGTTCCTTCCTTTTCACTATTTCTTCATAAGCCTCGTTGATCCGCTTCGCTTTCTCCTCATGGTCCTTCCGATCTGCACGTCTGTCTTGAGTCCTATCAGGATGGTAAAGCACCATAAGACGTTTCCATCGCCTGTTCGCCTCGGTCATGGATACGCGCTCCCTGAAGCCGAGAGAGAGGTAGGGATCATTCTCCCTATTAAAAAGCAGGAGTCCGATTATCGCTTCTACGTCTCCCTGAATTCCGACGGCAGGCATCTTGAGCAGGGATTCAAGCTCTCTTGCCGTACCGGGGTCTTCGAGTATACCGAGCAGGGTCTCATAGTTTCGTGATGCTCTTTCGTAAAGCTCTCTTGCGGCGCAGTTTTCACGAAATAGGGAGATCAGCCTGGACGTTGCGAGCAACCGTAGCGCTCTTTCGTCGGAGCTATGGCTCTCTTGCACTCTGTCCATATCAGCAGGTGTGCTCCACCGTCTTCATTCTCTTAAGGCGACGGGGCTGAAGGGAGAAGATACCCGTGGACATGGAACTTCTTTCCTCTGCGGCGCCGTTTCGTATGGCGGTAAACCAGACCTACTCTTTGAAATAGGAGGAGAAATAGCGGGAGTAATAACCATACTTGAGGTCATTTTTTTTCACGCCATTAAGCACCACCCCCAGCAGTTTACTGTTGACACTCTTGAAAATCTTTCTCGTTTCAACGAGCGCATCCCGTGGCGTCTCACCCGCCTTCACTACCAGGATTGTACCGTCAACAATGCTGCTGAGGAAAACGCTGTCGGGCATTCCCATCACCGGAGGCGCATCAATGATAACAAAGTTGTAAAGCGAATATAATGCATCGACGATATTTTTCATCCTGGGTGAAAAAAGCAGCTCCGTCGGGTTAGGCGGAACGGGCCCTGAAGACATGAAACTGAGGCCTTTTACCGGAGTCTCTTTAATGAGTTTGCCATTGCCACAGTCGAACTCAACGTTACCGGTGAGGCAGCTTGAAAGTCCTATCTTGTTGTCCAAGGCAAAGGACTTATGAAGTCTTGGCCTTCTCAGATCGGCATCAATGATAATCCCCTTTCCGAGGGACTCTGCAAGAGCGGCGGCAATATTAGCAGAGACAGTTGTTTTCCCCTCTTTTTCCCCCGGACTCGTGACCAGAATTGTTCTTGGCGGTTTCAAAGGAGATGACAAGAGGACGAAGGTTCCGATAGACCGGAACGCCTCTGCCACACTGCTTCGAGAGTCAACGTACGTTATCTCGCTTTTTCTCAGTTCACCGAGTTCTTTCTGAAGCGGGATCATGCCGAGAGAAGGGATACGCATGCTCTTTTCGATCTCCTGGGGATCTTTTATCGTATTGTCGAAATAATCTACCAGAAAGGCCAGACCGATTCCACCCATAAGACCGAAAATAATTGACAAGAGAAGGTTCCGCGATTTGTCAGGTTTCGACGGCGCACGCGGAAATACAGCCCTGTCAACTACCTGTATATTCCCTGCCTTGACCATGGCACTGACACCAACCTCGTTTAATCTCTGGACCAGGCTATTGTATAACTCTTTGTTAATCGTAACATCCCTCTTGAGAATCTGGTATTCCGTCGTCTTTCCCTGAAACTCGAGGACCTGCGTCTTGAGCGTATCAAAAGTCTTCTTGAGGCCCGACTCTCTCCTCAACAGGGCATTATAGTCTGATTCGAGAGACCGTATGGTACGGGCTTTCTCCTGCTCGATCTTTTCCTGGATTGAATCAAGCTGGGTTTTTAAACTCTTCATCTTTGGATAGTCAGGAGTATACGTCCTTGAAAGTGTCTGATATTCAGTCTCAAGGGATGCCTGCTGATTTCGAAGTCCCTGGACGAGTGCGTTGCCCAAAAGTGCGGGGTTGTCAGCGCCCGACGATTCCTTCAATTCCCGCAACAATGCCTCCTTTTGCATCCTATCGGTGGTTAGGGTACCCAAGGCTGTCGAAACGTCATTCAATTTTTGATTGCTGACGTTCCACTTTTCATTATCGAGAAATATTATTCCATTCTTGGCAGCATATTCATTTAATTTCTTCTCGGCATCTTCGACTTTGTCCTTTGTGAGTGCGATCTGCTTTTCGAGGAAGTCCTTTGCCTCCCTGCTCGCATCAATTCTGCTTTCGAGGTCATAATCTATGTAAGCGTCGGCTACCGCATTGGCAACGTCCATCGAGAGCTCGGGATTATGAGAAAGGAAACTCACTTTAACAAGCTGCGTCATCTTAACTGGAACAACAGTGAGCCGGCTCAGGATGGATCCGCTCAGATAGAGCGGCACCTCTTCCTGGGTTGCCTGATGCTGTACTACCTGGCCCTGGGCAGCGGGCGCACCTTTTGGGCGGTCCTGATCAGGCGAAGAGAATATGTTCGATACAGCTGATACGGCGCGCTCTATAGGGCTGAAGAGCGCATTCCTGATCCTGTCCAGCTTACTTTGTACAGGGAGAAAATCACTGTTCTTGTCGAGGTTGAGCTTCTTGACTACCCTCTCTGCAAGGCTCCTGCTCTTCAGTATCTCGTACTGCGTGTCAATCGTGTCGCCCATTGAACCTGCGACAACACCGCCAAAGGGAAGGATACCAGATCCTCCTCCCTTATCTATCTTCATGACAACGGTCGCTTGATAGAGGGGTGTCATCATTGATGTCAAAATTATCGTTGTAATTACGACGGAAATAAAAAAAATCAGGACGATCCACTTCCGTTTTACAATGACATTGAGGTAATCCCTCAGATGGGCTTCTTCCTGATGCGATTCGGGATCGGGATATCTGATATAGGGAGACGGAAGCGAGTCCTTCTGATCGTAGGGCTGAAGACCATATTGTTGTTTCATATCATCTCTATCGTTGCCGTTCATATGTTTTCTCACGGAACGAGGTTTCCTTTGCCCATACTGAACATGCCGAAGTTAAGGGCGCCGGAAATCCCGCTTATTAAGGTCTTGAAACCGTTTCTGCCGACGATGATAATGTCCTTCTCTTTAACCTCGACATCAGGGGCCTTGCCTTCGAGTATATCGTCGTAGTCAACGGTCTGCACACCAAACCCTGACTTTTCACTTTTTCGGTAGATTTTTATATCGGAATGGAGAGCTTCAAAGCTCAACCCGTTGGCCATACTTATTGCCTGGATAAGTGTCGTCTTCCCTCTCAGCGGGATTGAACCAGGGCCGCGGACAGCGCCCTCAACAAAGAAGACCTCGCTCTTCGGGACCTGGACTATGTCCCCAGAAAAGACAGGGATATTCAGTTCAGCCTTCCCTTGCGTCAGCAGTTCGTTCAAATCTATGACGATCTTAGTGAAGCCTTCCTTGTTATTAGGATCCAGCTCTGACACCCTCTGGATAATGCAGAGAGTCCCCGCATCCGGCGTAAGGCCACCCGAAAGCGAAATCACGTCAAGCAGATACTTCTGACCCGTCACATAGAGCACCTGGGGCTTCTGAACAGACCCAATGACCGAAATCTGCTGGCTCCTGTATTCTCTTACGAAGACGCTGACCACGGGCTCCCGTAAATATTGTTTTAAGCGCGTCGCGATAATAGACTCAAGCTCGGCGACTGTATGGCCTCCAGCCTCAACCGTGTCAATGAGGGACATCTTTATAAATCCACTGCCACTCACCCGTGCTGTCGTCTTTAGCTCGGGGGTGCCGAAGACATCGATTTCGAGGAGGTCTTCAGGACCGATCTTGTAGTCAGTTATGGCAGACACCTTTCTGAATTCTGCTTTCCTCTGGACAAGCTCATTATTCAACTTGTCGCCTTCCCCTTTATCGGCATGACGCAACAATATCTCCTGAGACCGGACCTCGTTGCTCGCACATGAAGTTAACAGAAGGAGAACAAAGACCAAGAAGGCGAAAAGACTTTCAAATAACTCA
Coding sequences:
- a CDS encoding polysaccharide biosynthesis/export family protein, whose product is MRHADKGEGDKLNNELVQRKAEFRKVSAITDYKIGPEDLLEIDVFGTPELKTTARVSGSGFIKMSLIDTVEAGGHTVAELESIIATRLKQYLREPVVSVFVREYRSQQISVIGSVQKPQVLYVTGQKYLLDVISLSGGLTPDAGTLCIIQRVSELDPNNKEGFTKIVIDLNELLTQGKAELNIPVFSGDIVQVPKSEVFFVEGAVRGPGSIPLRGKTTLIQAISMANGLSFEALHSDIKIYRKSEKSGFGVQTVDYDDILEGKAPDVEVKEKDIIIVGRNGFKTLISGISGALNFGMFSMGKGNLVP
- a CDS encoding polysaccharide biosynthesis tyrosine autokinase — protein: MNGNDRDDMKQQYGLQPYDQKDSLPSPYIRYPDPESHQEEAHLRDYLNVIVKRKWIVLIFFISVVITTIILTSMMTPLYQATVVMKIDKGGGSGILPFGGVVAGSMGDTIDTQYEILKSRSLAERVVKKLNLDKNSDFLPVQSKLDRIRNALFSPIERAVSAVSNIFSSPDQDRPKGAPAAQGQVVQHQATQEEVPLYLSGSILSRLTVVPVKMTQLVKVSFLSHNPELSMDVANAVADAYIDYDLESRIDASREAKDFLEKQIALTKDKVEDAEKKLNEYAAKNGIIFLDNEKWNVSNQKLNDVSTALGTLTTDRMQKEALLRELKESSGADNPALLGNALVQGLRNQQASLETEYQTLSRTYTPDYPKMKSLKTQLDSIQEKIEQEKARTIRSLESDYNALLRRESGLKKTFDTLKTQVLEFQGKTTEYQILKRDVTINKELYNSLVQRLNEVGVSAMVKAGNIQVVDRAVFPRAPSKPDKSRNLLLSIIFGLMGGIGLAFLVDYFDNTIKDPQEIEKSMRIPSLGMIPLQKELGELRKSEITYVDSRSSVAEAFRSIGTFVLLSSPLKPPRTILVTSPGEKEGKTTVSANIAAALAESLGKGIIIDADLRRPRLHKSFALDNKIGLSSCLTGNVEFDCGNGKLIKETPVKGLSFMSSGPVPPNPTELLFSPRMKNIVDALYSLYNFVIIDAPPVMGMPDSVFLSSIVDGTILVVKAGETPRDALVETRKIFKSVNSKLLGVVLNGVKKNDLKYGYYSRYFSSYFKE
- a CDS encoding J domain-containing protein → MDRVQESHSSDERALRLLATSRLISLFRENCAARELYERASRNYETLLGILEDPGTARELESLLKMPAVGIQGDVEAIIGLLLFNRENDPYLSLGFRERVSMTEANRRWKRLMVLYHPDRTQDRRADRKDHEEKAKRINEAYEEIVKRKERSSFDDIVREGSIDGIAGTYKPSYHRYLKYLPTIIIVAVVIIALISILLFIATLKKMI
- a CDS encoding choice-of-anchor D domain-containing protein, coding for SDSFSIELWAKLKNGNTCAGYQVFIGRYHDSSSMYWFIGCSETGAVPFFEYQSPDGTVGGGATSTTAINDGLWHHIVVTRDAISGDVNLYVDDQAPVTDSANTLNMSFAETTDLNIGWFAKAPLFHFDGAIDEVALYNKALTAGEVANLYNSGTARVYCSPAKIGVLPDSPIDFGSINVGSSSAAQTITIGNIGNMNLFLGTISTDNPEFSMNNDTCSGQSIAPAGTCTLQATFTPSTFGERSATINIPSNDPDTPTFSITLKGIGEASKIGVLPVSPVDFGSVNVGSSSAVHTFIVGNTGNIGLVIGTIKTTTVDFVISNDTCSSQTIAPTGACTLDVTFTPQTYGPSTATVSIPSNDPDTPLFSMSLTGLGQASNIGVIPTTPVDFGIVNVGSSSAPTTFTVSNSGDIALVIKTISSSNPEFGISKDTCSGQSIAPAGNCTLDVVFAPSGNGTRTSTLGIPSNDPDSGYVTVALYGTGVQYQLSVAGAVANGAGSVTDATSINCSIAADGTTTGTCSEMINPGTPVILTATPQTGAKVVWTGCDSSSGNTCNITVNATSTVTVWFNLNQYTLTVNQTGNGSGTVGGGGSFDYGTIHQVTAGADTGSIFTGWSGDCSGSTSPFPVTMLDRDMTCTATFAQSVARIMSPVTYFFKIQDAYKAVVSEDVIQAVAGDVDETLNFDRAGVSVILKGGYDLAYSGYSGVTSVNGLTVFLGTVTVSNLVIL